GGCGTGATTTTCTTTGGTCGGGTCCGGACATCAATCACCCCAAGTGTAGACTGGTGGCCTGGAAAAATCTGTGTCGTTCTCGTGTCCAAGGAGGCTGGGGTATCTTGGACCTTCATGGGTTTAACCGGGCCTTGttagggaaatggtggtggaaattcatgTCTGACACTAATTGGTGTGGTGTGAATGTCGTCCAATTTAATTATGGAATTGTTAGATGGAACATGTTCCCTAGGCTTTCTGGGAGGGTTTCCTTCTTCTGGAAGGGGGTGATCAGTTGTCTCCCGGCCCTCAGAGGATGTATTTTACAAGGGGTTAGTACGGGTTTGGAGACATTATTTTAGAAAGATCGTTAGGTGAATGGTTGTGCCCTATGTATCTTTGGCCTGAGGAATTCAGGTGTTCTCCGGCCCCCAATGGCACGATTAGAGAACTGAGATCTCTTTTAGATCAGGTGCCCTTCTCTAATAATGCTGATATTCGGTCCATTGGGTTGCGTCTGCAGGGGCCATTGGCAAGATTGGGGGACAGGAAATGTTGGAGTCTGACAGGAAATGGGAATTTCTCCAttaaatccttttataatttcctAAACGATGGTGGTATGCGGTGCCCGATTGCAAGATTTTTCTGGCGTAAGGGGTGtcctaaaaaaatttctatcttCAATTGGCTTGCCTGGCATAATAAGATTCTCTCGCTTGAGAACTTGGCCAATAGAAGATGTAATCCTCTCCTACGCTACACGTGTGTTGTGTCGTGCGAGGATAGAAAGCGGTGGATCATCCGTTCTAGCGGTGCTCTTTTGCTAAACAGGTGTGGAATTATTTCGTGAGGATACTTTGTCTCCCGGATTCTCCTATTTTCTTGTCCTTGGTTTGGGGATCCTAGAGATCTACTGTGAGACCGACTTACAGGGATGTGGGTGATCTTGTCGTAAAGGCTATTGTGTGGAATATCTGGTTTGCTAGGAATGATTGCATATTTAATGCCAATTGCTTGTCTGTGCATgctattatcattaaaattgaCCAGATGTTGTTATCCTGGTTCTCTACAGTTGCTGAGGGTCCAAGAGAGAAGATGGAGGATTCCATGGTTGCCATCCGCCGGAGTCTGGATTTTTTAGGCCCGAGGGTGGAGGAGTCAGGAGACGTCGTTCCTCCTGAGGAGATTCAGACTCAGATCACGGGCTGATTGTTTTAGTTTCTGTGTTTGCCGCTTAGTGGTGGCATGTGTCTTGGGGTTCTTTTTGGGGTTTTCTTCTCTCTGTTGTGCCATTTCTTGTGGCTTTTCTGTTGTTTCTGTTTTGTTCCCCTATGGCGGTTTGTGTGCCGATAGTGGGAGACCTGTAGTTCTGGTTCCTGTTCTTGTTTcgtttaattgaagtggtttatccaccttttcaaaaaaaataaaaataaataaataaataaataacagtgaaaattaattaagattacATGCTCAATTGGTTTtagattttttcttaaaaaaaaatgaaacctaAATGGTTGAACTATTATGAAGATGTACCATACGTTGCTTTAGTTGTATTTAttctaaattaaaatagaaatatcaaatctcaaatatttatttgtccAATTAGATATTTGCTATAAATTTATGGATTTAATAAATACCATGATTCGCAGTTACAAAAATGAGTGAGTTGCATATATTTATTTGCGATATTAGactacaaaatttttattattatgcttGCCATGTAATCGCAAAGGTTCtagttgaaaatatttttatttcaatttttttaatttttttatataaaaaaacttagttCACATATCtgtaaaagaaattaaaaaaataatttttgaataaaagcacattaattcaaaataattaaaaataaattacaaaaaataaagaacttcCACTTAATTAACTTTCACATGGTTTTCTTACTGTTGTCATTAACTTATCTTCATCGAAGTTAAGTTCTCattctacttttggctttttggGTTTTTGATATATTCATCATATTATTGGtgaaaaaaacttataaatttctaaatttttttcatctctaTCACCAAACTTTTGCTACACTTCCGctaattcatataaatttaaattattattttttgttataacaATTACAATCAGAAAATATTGTGTTTAGTacgtttcatttttttttatttattttcaaaattttagtaataataAGCACCAAAGTAGTCGGTTGGCCTAATGAGTTAGCGAGCAGGGTCACTAGGTAGGGAAGATACAACCTCTTGCTCAGTTTTATAAAACTTGGAGTAAAATTGGGTTGCATTGGTACAAAAAGACAGAAGAATATTAATTAACAAACTCTTGCTCAGTTCTAGAGGTGCAAGTGGGGTGAGGAATCCCCATTCCCCACAATGATCCACCCCGACGAGATGGGAATTCTTCCAAATAGTGAGAAGTGAGGTAGGGATTCCTCAACCCCGCAAGTTTCCCCGgggggagtgagtgggggaGATTTTTCCTTGCGGAGAATTTTGAGGTGGGGGATCCCCGCCCCCGTGGGAagtggggatggggatggggatccTATTCCTCGCCCCGTCTCtccccacttgcatccctacTCAGTTCTTGTTCCAACTTTTTAAAACTGGATGCCAGTAGTAAACAATTAATGTGCTAGTTGtcaaattatgagatataaatttattattagcgGTCAAAATTACTGTTGACAAACATGttccaaatttgaaagaaaaaagtaTATTTGTGAggtcatatatttttgtatataaaatcacaaacaattttttttaactaaaatataaataaaaatatagtattaaaaaattatattaaaattaaaaaaataaagtatatttattaattttaaaaaaaataaataatttaatatatttatttttaaaaataaaaaaatttcaatagaaTACGTATATGTTAAGTCTAGCGTAAATTGGCGTTATGTGACAAGTAGAGTGGTGACGTGGCGAGAGGATGATGGCGTGGCGTGTGATaactcatcaaaggaaaaggtgacgaagatgatgatgtggcaaaagttTAATGAAGCCTCAAGGAATATGAAGATTAAGGTGGAGATTTTTATTTAGTCGAGGATTATGAAGATCGAGGtggagatttttatttaaaagatatttctctcaatggAATCATGTAAtgttaaactatttttggaaagtgcatcaagactaaaggatttcttcaaaaaaggtaagtttttattttaggtatgattgtCTATCCATGGTAAAATCCGGGATGgtaattcatatctttgatagagctcctttctatcattggcaagaattcaagatcatgGAGATTGTATGAACCCATTAGAAGACACAAAGTTTAACTTGGTATAAAGATATTAGAAGATgcaagatttagtttggtgtgaagctatttgaagatacaaactaaataatgtaagaagaaaccaaggagattatcaagatcATATTTAGCATCACAAATTGAACGAGattcaagagctatctatgggcagAACTATTTATGGAGACTTATCAtgtgtggagattgattgaagatattatgagatatgattgaagatttggagatccaagcatggacgattgaagatcatgcttgaagatattgaagactaaacttggatgaagatgagatcaagtttagtaataatattttcataagtcaaatgaagatcattttggaagaccaaacttgggccaagtttggaaagaagatcgggagatcttcggtggctatgtttggtgagatggttgcatgtgccttggtgggcacgtccctcgggagagggagaccttctgaagtgacgCGAGGAAGAaagcagctgcaggcaggaggacCTCGAGTCGAGTCAATTACTACGATGCGGACTAAAGGAACCAGGAGGTTGAAGGTCACAGATTCAGGTGCATATGGCTAGAACTTAGTCATGTTCAATAAGGTGggtcatgttgcaactgggtgtttgCAGACATCTAACTATGGAAGGTGTCCAGAGTTAGAAAGCcgtggagaattctaaaagaggtaactttgttAGGGCGTCgagtgcgtctatataagagatctaGCTTGAAGAGTTAGGGATGAGCCAACCCGGTGAGGAGACTCTTACGTGAGAGTTGAGAGTGTGGCAGTCGAGGcgatcttgagaggatattctttgtattgtaagagtgagtgagtgttgtactctttgtTCCTATCtgctcttttagtggattatttctcAGGGCCTAGCCCCAGGATGTAAGTGAGGTTGTCTCGAGGCGAGTTACTAATTTGCTTGTCTCTTTTCTCTTGATGCTTGATTGTGCGTGTGCGTGTTCAaactttgagtgagtttttgagtgacttaAGCACttcacacccccaccggaatCATCAGTATACAACTTATCTCAAATTGTGTGGTTTGGTGCCTTGGGATACATGATGTAAATTACAAATgagtataaatatttaaaaagtctaCACAAAAaccatatacatataaaatatattgagCTATCTTCCATCTTTTGTTAGGTCAGATGCACTATATATGAAAGGGACAAGGTCCATGTGTAGATTGTAGATGACCTAAACATCCCTCAATTCTGTAAATATCCCAAAATCCCCGTAATTCaaaccaattttatttttttaaaatttaattataagttttaaaatCACACCCTTATTTTACCATCCACTACTTTTCTCAATTTTTCTCTTAATGACTAGcaagtttatcttttttataaacaaaaataatcactTGAGCCACAATAAACtcatgagattaaaaaaatttatcagtTATAGATGAATTTATACTTTTTTACTAGTCACTTGGGCATGGTGAGCTAATTGGATAGATAGAACTTGTTGGagtttttgtattatttactctaataatttttattaaaatagtgtaaaagatgaaaaaattttatgaagctaaactcaaattattattatagtagCGATTCgttgttattatatatttaataaaaaaatataaaaataataataataactaggcGTTACTTACCAAAActgtgaatttttaaaaatttttgtgagaggGTTTACGAGGTAAtatcgtatatatatatatatatatatatatgatatatatatatatactataattgACATGATAGAAACTCTTGTATACGCTTGGATTTTGAAAAGGTCTATAgatatttaatgaataaataaataaatacaattaaagtttttcaattattaatatcataaataatataaataaaaacttaaatgtaataaaaaatatttaaatttgctcCTTGAAACACTTGagaacaaattatatatttactttagatttttttttacaattccCTTGCTTTGCTTCTGGTTTAGTACAATTTTGATGGTTGTAAggcaatattatatatagacataataaaaaaatattttaattaatgagattATAACTTCATACACGAtgtttttaagagaaaataaataaattaaatccaaATGGAACAATACCCAGGAGaagaagtattaaaaaaataaaaaatagaatataaattaatgggcaaagaaaatttaattgcaCAAGAATAGATATCACAACCCCTTTTTATagttcaatattaaaaattaaggatCATATTTTAGAAATGCATCTAGTTTTTTTGGATGAAATACATCTAGTTTNNNNNNNNNNNNNNNNNNNNNNNNNNNNNNNNNNNNNNNNNNNNNNNNNNNNNNNNNNNNNNNNNNNNNNNNNNNNNNNNNNNNNNNNNNNNNNNNNNNNNNNNNNNNNNNNNNNNNNNNNNNNNNNNNNNNNNNNNNNNNNNNNNNNNNNNNNNNNNNNNNNNNNNNNNNNNNNNNNNNNNNNNNNNNNNNNNNNNNNNNNNNNNNNNNNNNNNNNNNNNNNNNNNNNNNNNNNNNNNNNNNNNNNNNNNNNNNNNNNNNNNNNNNNNNNNNNNNNNNNNNNNNNNNNNNNNNNNNNNNNNNNNNNNNNNNNNNNNNNNNNNNNNNNNNNNNNNNNNNNNNNNNNNNNNNNNNNNNNNNNNNNNNNNNNNNNNNNNNNNNNNNNNNNNNNNNNNNNNNNNNNNNNNNNNNNNNNNNNNNNNNNNNNNNNNNNNNNNNNNNNNNNNNNNNNNNNNNNNNNNNNNNNNNNNNNNNNNNNNNNNNNNNNNNNNNNNNNNNNNNNNNNNNNNNNNNNNNNNNNNNNNNNNNNNNNNNNNNNNNNNNNNNNNNNNNNNNNNNNNNNNNNNNNNNNNNNNNNNNNNNNNNNNNNNNNNNNNNNNNNNNNNNNNNNNNNNNNNNNNNNNNNNNNNNNNNNNNNNNNNNNNNNNNNNNNNNNNNNNNNNNNNNNNNNNNNNNNNNNNNNNNNNNNNNNNNNNNNNNNNNNNNNNNNNNNNNNNNNNNNNNNNNNNNNNNNNNNNNNNNNNNNNNNNNNNNNNNNNNNNNNNNNNNNNNNNNNNNNNNNNNNNNNNNNNNNNNNNNNNNNNNNNNNNNNNNNNNNNNNNNNNNNNNNNNNNNNNNNNNNNNNNNNNNNNNNNNNNNNNNNNNNNNNNNNNNNNNNNNNNNNNNNNNNNNNNNNNNNNNNNNNNNNNNNNNNNNNNNNNNNNNNNNNNNNNNNNNNNNNNNNNNNNNNNNNNNNNNNNNNNNNNNNNNNNNNNNNNNNNNNNNNNNNNNNNNNNNNNNNTTTGATGTTGTACATACTATACAAAGATTCCCTCTTCCCTTCTACCAAAAAGATCAGATGTACTTTAGTCAGAACTGATTCATCTTATTTATTAACAATGAGAGGTGGTAATTATATTGATTTCAGATGACAAGTACACAAATGATCAAATATTCAGCATAAAACTAAGGAGAATCAAATGACATACTTAAATTGTTAAGAAATGAAGCTATGATGGTTTTCACTGTCTAAAGAAACCAAGCTCTCCACAAAAGCATAGGCTTTTGCAGAACTATTCAGGCAGTTATCAGTGTAGACGCACTCAGTATCTTCCTGCTCATTATCCAGACTCCTGTAAAATAGTTTCTCAAGCCATCTCAACAGAACTCTTCCATTGTGAATGAAAACAGGCTCAGGCCGCCGTCGATATCCAGGTATAGAAtgcaaagaaatagaaaatttgTGAATCCAAACATTGTTAATTGGATCCTCTAGCATCCACGCATCCATAGAACCTGGAGAATCATATGGAGCATTCACCACACAGAGTTTCCCTTCCAGCTGCACAAGAAACATAACCCCCTGAACAATAATCTGGTAGCTCAAAAAATCAGGAACGGCAATTGAGTTGAACTTCTCACTTTCTAGATCAAAAGCAACTATTTGGTCAGGTATGACAGTGTTAACACCCTTTGTCCAGTATAGATAATCATTAGCATTAATTCCCTGGCCAGTCAGATAACAATCTATGCTACCAACAGATTTCCATGACCATGTACCGAGAGTGAATACTTCACATCCCAGATCATAGCTTTCAGTTACATGGTTCATTTGACGGTAAAAGAACCTTACCACTATACACTTCTTTGTCATAGGATGGAATCCAAACAAACATTTTGGTGGACTCGTTGTCTTTGGCCGATTCACAAGCACTGACGCACAAAAGTTGATCAACAAATGATTTCCATCATTGTATAACTCATTAGCAGCTTCCAGGTTGTGCATGTGATTGAGATgcatttgtataaaaaaaaaccacggCATGCACACATCTGACTTCATAAAGAGATGGAAATGAACAGAATATTTGCATAGTCATACAACTGTATTAATGGAAGAGCTTAAAATCAGAGCATTACTTGTCCACAATAAGCTTGGCTCTGGCATGCCCTGCTTCTATCCGATATTGATCTCCTAACCCAAAATGGGCCATAAGGAGCCAGACCAACGTGATCAGCTCTCCCCCACTATTGAGTTGCTTCATGTGGAAGTAGCTTCTGCAATGAATTGCAGCATAACAAAGCATCTCCACCCAAACAGCACTGATTATCCTCCACCTTCTCCCTGTCTTCAAATCCAGCAATTTTTTTGCAAGTACACATGCATCAAACAGAACTGATTTGC
This portion of the Dioscorea cayenensis subsp. rotundata cultivar TDr96_F1 chromosome 3, TDr96_F1_v2_PseudoChromosome.rev07_lg8_w22 25.fasta, whole genome shotgun sequence genome encodes:
- the LOC120252572 gene encoding uncharacterized protein LOC120252572 gives rise to the protein MKSDVCMPWFFFIQMHLNHMHNLEAANELYNDGNHLLINFCASVLVNRPKTTSPPKCLFGFHPMTKKCIVVRFFYRQMNHVTESYDLGCEVFTLGTWSWKSVGSIDCYLTGQGINANDYLYWTKGVNTVIPDQIVAFDLESEKFNSIAVPDFLSYQIIVQGVMFLVQLEGKLCVVNAPYDSPGSMDAWMLEDPINNVWIHKFSISLHSIPGYRRRPEPVFIHNGRVLLRWLEKLFYRSLDNEQEDTECVYTDNCLNSSAKAYAFVESLVSLDSENHHSFIS